One genomic region from Nitrospira sp. encodes:
- a CDS encoding NAD(P)/FAD-dependent oxidoreductase, with protein sequence MRQSRTITIAGAGPAGLTAAITLARAGHQVVVHERRPDVGMRFCDDYQALENWTSEEDALDTIRRLGIQPDFYCRPITRLSSYGPRSAAHVTFAEPHAYLIRRGAKPGSLDSALKRQALDLGVDIRFESVLTEAETDIVAMGPRQACAIAVGCVFGTDMHEQAAVLLDNRLAPKGYAYLLVADGRGTLATVLYDQFAAGKACLERTIDRVQDLVGLTMRNVHHFGGYGTFDLTRPLISGRRHYVGEAAGLQDCLFGFGIRQAMVSGSLAARSIIEGSQYDRLCRTTLGGQLRTSLINRYWYEFMGQPGYDLLVRLSSRARNQRAFWSKIYTKPMLRLLLYPLARRAVRRPR encoded by the coding sequence ATGCGGCAGTCTCGGACCATCACGATCGCAGGAGCCGGCCCCGCCGGCTTAACCGCTGCGATCACCTTGGCCCGTGCAGGGCATCAGGTCGTCGTGCACGAGCGCCGGCCGGACGTGGGCATGCGGTTCTGCGACGATTATCAGGCGTTGGAGAACTGGACCTCGGAAGAAGATGCCCTGGACACAATTCGCCGACTCGGAATCCAGCCTGACTTTTACTGCCGACCGATCACCCGCTTGTCGTCGTACGGCCCGCGCAGCGCCGCGCACGTGACGTTTGCAGAACCCCATGCCTACCTCATTCGACGAGGCGCGAAGCCCGGTTCTCTGGACAGCGCGCTGAAGCGGCAGGCGCTCGATCTCGGGGTGGACATTCGCTTTGAGAGTGTTCTGACGGAAGCAGAAACGGATATTGTCGCGATGGGACCCCGCCAGGCTTGCGCGATCGCTGTCGGCTGTGTCTTCGGCACCGACATGCATGAGCAAGCGGCCGTGCTGCTGGATAACCGGCTCGCCCCCAAGGGCTATGCCTACCTGCTGGTCGCGGACGGACGAGGCACGTTGGCCACGGTGCTCTACGATCAGTTTGCAGCGGGAAAAGCCTGTCTGGAGCGAACCATAGACCGTGTTCAGGATCTCGTGGGGCTCACGATGCGCAACGTGCATCACTTCGGCGGCTACGGCACGTTTGACCTGACCAGGCCGTTGATCAGTGGCCGACGACACTACGTCGGCGAGGCGGCGGGATTACAGGATTGTCTGTTCGGCTTCGGCATCAGGCAGGCGATGGTCTCCGGCTCCCTCGCGGCCCGCAGTATCATTGAAGGATCGCAATACGATCGGTTGTGTCGCACCACATTGGGCGGTCAGCTGCGGACCTCGCTGATCAACCGCTACTGGTACGAATTCATGGGACAACCAGGGTATGACCTCCTCGTGCGCCTCAGCAGCCGAGCCCGGAATCAAAGGGCCTTTTGGTCGAAGATCTACACGAAACCGATGCTCCGGCTGCTGCTCTATCCCCTGGCCCGCCGGGCCGTCCGACGGCCTCGATGA
- a CDS encoding PA0069 family radical SAM protein: MRQISNPPNPFESQHRDLLEPAGPAKLTVYADDSREILSRNDSPDLPFRWSVNPYRGCFHACAYCYARPSHEYWGFGAGTDFESKIMVKKDAPQLLQRAFDKAFWYGEMIVFSGNTDCYQPLEAEYGLTRACLEVCADYRNPVGIITKGALILRDLDLLLRLHREASVLVYFSIPFASDDVARKVEPHAPSIAKRFSAMKAVADAGIPTGISVAPIIPGLNEDDIPALLDRAYCGGARTATYSLLRLSGSLEPVFLERMQEAFPERIGKITNRLREVRGGTLTESRFFKRQAGQGPYWKLIEQLFALAKRRVGFPEDDLSTIPQTFRRPGVEQVSLF, encoded by the coding sequence ATGCGCCAAATCTCAAATCCTCCAAACCCATTTGAGTCGCAGCATCGGGACCTGCTTGAACCGGCCGGCCCAGCCAAACTGACAGTCTATGCGGACGACAGTCGGGAGATTTTGAGCCGTAATGACAGTCCGGATTTACCTTTTCGGTGGAGCGTGAATCCCTATCGAGGCTGCTTTCATGCCTGTGCCTATTGTTACGCGCGTCCTTCGCATGAGTATTGGGGATTCGGCGCCGGAACCGATTTCGAGAGCAAGATCATGGTGAAGAAGGATGCGCCCCAGCTGCTTCAGCGTGCCTTTGACAAGGCATTCTGGTATGGAGAAATGATCGTCTTTTCTGGAAACACGGACTGTTATCAGCCGCTTGAGGCGGAGTACGGATTGACCCGTGCCTGTTTGGAGGTCTGCGCGGATTATCGGAACCCTGTCGGGATCATCACAAAGGGCGCATTGATTCTTCGTGATCTGGACCTGTTGCTTCGGTTGCACCGAGAAGCGTCGGTGCTGGTGTATTTCAGTATTCCCTTCGCCTCGGACGATGTGGCACGCAAGGTTGAGCCGCATGCGCCGTCGATCGCCAAGCGGTTCTCCGCCATGAAGGCTGTTGCCGATGCCGGTATTCCGACCGGTATTTCGGTCGCGCCGATCATTCCCGGTCTCAATGAAGATGATATTCCTGCATTGCTGGATCGCGCCTATTGTGGTGGAGCTCGTACTGCTACATATAGCTTGTTGAGATTATCCGGCAGCCTGGAGCCGGTGTTCTTGGAGCGGATGCAGGAGGCGTTTCCGGAACGGATCGGAAAGATCACCAATCGGCTCCGTGAGGTCAGAGGCGGGACGTTGACCGAGAGCCGATTTTTCAAGCGGCAGGCTGGACAGGGACCTTATTGGAAGCTGATCGAGCAGCTATTCGCTCTTGCCAAACGGAGGGTGGGATTTCCTGAAGATGACCTGAGCACCATCCCTCAAACGTTTCGGCGTCCAGGCGTCGAACAGGTGTCGCTGTTTTGA
- a CDS encoding rhodanese-like domain-containing protein has translation MKHNPGFLQLVEQAKRRVKECGVAEVKARLDRSERFHFIDIREDHEFVKDHARGARHLGKGIIERDIESVVPDKQDSVVLYCGGGYRSALAADALQQMGYGNVLSMDGGIRAWREAGYPLE, from the coding sequence ATGAAGCATAATCCAGGGTTCTTGCAACTTGTCGAACAGGCGAAACGACGTGTCAAGGAGTGTGGCGTGGCTGAGGTGAAGGCTCGTCTCGACCGGAGCGAGCGGTTCCATTTCATCGATATTCGGGAAGATCATGAATTCGTCAAGGACCATGCCCGAGGCGCTCGACATCTTGGGAAGGGGATCATTGAGCGGGATATCGAGTCGGTGGTTCCTGATAAGCAGGACTCGGTCGTGCTCTATTGTGGCGGCGGGTATCGATCGGCGTTGGCGGCTGATGCGTTGCAGCAGATGGGGTATGGGAATGTCCTCTCTATGGATGGAGGGATTCGCGCATGGCGGGAGGCAGGGTACCCGCTGGAATAG
- a CDS encoding OmpH family outer membrane protein, which translates to MRIPALQTLLLTVLLSLLVPLVATSIQAAEFKMGVVDPQSVLEKSKAGKRALDGLKEYVGTRQKLLAKDEDDLRNYEKQLKEQAPKWSDAEKKEKEGQFRTKVQDFQKRAQEFNMELQKKQKELVDEYMKKISVATQTVAEKGGVALVVDKGSEQTVKIVIYNKDTIDLTEQVIKEFDRVNK; encoded by the coding sequence ATGCGTATTCCTGCTTTGCAAACCTTGTTGCTGACGGTGCTACTCTCTCTGCTTGTTCCGCTCGTGGCGACATCCATCCAGGCAGCGGAATTTAAGATGGGGGTGGTGGACCCCCAGTCGGTCTTGGAAAAATCCAAGGCAGGGAAGCGAGCTCTCGACGGACTGAAAGAATACGTAGGGACCAGGCAGAAGCTCCTGGCTAAGGATGAGGATGACCTTCGTAATTACGAAAAGCAACTGAAAGAACAAGCTCCCAAGTGGAGTGACGCTGAAAAGAAAGAGAAGGAAGGCCAGTTCCGAACGAAGGTCCAGGACTTCCAGAAGCGCGCGCAGGAATTCAACATGGAGCTCCAGAAGAAACAGAAGGAGCTGGTGGACGAGTACATGAAGAAAATCTCCGTCGCGACACAAACAGTCGCTGAGAAAGGAGGAGTCGCACTCGTTGTGGATAAAGGCAGCGAGCAGACCGTCAAAATCGTGATCTACAATAAGGACACGATTGATCTGACCGAGCAGGTGATTAAGGAGTTCGATCGAGTGAACAAGTAA
- a CDS encoding ribbon-helix-helix protein, CopG family: MKASTISIRLHTKIQRELDRLSRQLERSRSDIVRDAVRRQVALLRFERSRRALRPFAEARGMSS, from the coding sequence ATGAAAGCTTCCACCATATCGATCCGGCTCCACACCAAGATTCAGCGCGAACTGGATCGGCTCAGCCGGCAGCTCGAACGTAGTCGCAGCGACATCGTGCGTGATGCGGTCCGTCGCCAAGTGGCGCTCCTTCGATTCGAACGATCACGCCGTGCCCTGCGTCCGTTCGCTGAAGCGCGGGGAATGTCAAGTTAA